The DNA region ACCGCTACCCCACGAAGGTGCTGGCCGAGATGCTCTCGACGTGCCCGCAGTACTGCGGCCACTGCACCCGCATGGACCTGGTGGGCAACGACGTGCCCACCGTGAAGAAGCATCGGTTCGAGATCGGTCAGAAAGACCGCTACGCGCTCATGCTCGAGTACCTGCGCAAGACCCCGTCTGTGCGCGACGTGGTGGTCTCTGGGGGCGACATCGCCAACCTTCCCATACAAGCCCTCGAGGGGTTTGTGAGCCAGCTGCTCGACATCGAGAACATCCGCGACATCCGCCTCGCATCGAAGGGCCTGCAGGCGGTTCCCCAGCACTTCCTGCAGGACAGCGTGCTGGCCGGGCTCGAGCGGCTTGCGAAGAAGGCGTGGGATCGAGGGGTCGACATCGCCGTGCACACGCACGTCAACCATGCCCGCCAGGTCACCCCGCTGGTGGCGAAGGCGGCGCGCAAGCTGCACGAGCTGGGCTTCCGCGACGTGCGCAACCAGGGCGTGCTGCTGCGCGGTGTGAACACCTCGCCCCACGACCTGCTCGATCTCTGCTTCGCCCTTCAAGACCACGCCCAGATTTTGCCGTACTACTTCTACATGTGCGACATGATCCCGAACGCCGAGCACTGGCGGCTGGCCGTGTACGAAGCGCAGGAGCTGCAGCACGACATCATGGGCTACCTGCCGGGGTTTGCCACCCCCCGCATCGTCTGTGACGTGCCGTTCGTGGGCAAGCGCTGGATCCATCAGGTGCGCGAATACGACCGCACCCACGGCGTCTCGCAGTGGACCAAGAACTACCGCACCTCGGTCGAGGCAAACGACACCGACGCCCTCAACCGCACCTACCCGTACTACGACCCCATCTACACCCTGAGCGAAGAGGGGCAGGCCTGGTGGCGCCAGCAGGCATCCACGCAAGCCTGATCCCCGGGTTGCGCACCGCCTGCCCCGCGCACGTCGTGGTGGGCGAGATGTCCCGTCCCTCTCCGCCCGGAGGACTGCCTCCCCCCAAGCGCGAACAGGCCGCGAATATGAAACCCATTCGACTCGCCCTTCTCCTGGCCGTACTCGTGCTCTGGGCGCCGGCGCCGGCCCGCGCGCAGCTCACCGCGGGAACGCCCGCGCCTCCGTTCACCGGTCCGGGCCCTACCGTGCCCGGCCTCTATGCTGGCGTGAAAGACCAGCAGGGTGTCGCGGTCTCATGGGTGAGAGTGCAGGGCATCAAGGACCGCGGCGACCTCGTGGCCTATGTGCGGGGCAAGTGGGGACAAGGCCTGGTCGAGGTTCCCCTCACCGACGTCTCCGACATGGAGTTCGTCTACACCGAAGGTCGCATCCAGGCCGATGTGCGTCTGCTCACGGGCGAGACGATGCAGATGCAGCTCGAGAACCCGTTCACCGAGCTCAGCGGCTTCTGGCGCCAGAACCCCTACTCGGTGCCTCTCGCAGGCATCCGGCAGGTATGGTTCCGCTACGTCTCCCAAGAGCAGCTGGCGCCCGAGTACTACGTGGGCACTCCCCAGAACCTCACCGTCGAAGGCGTGGTCACCTCGCTCGAGCTGCACGGCAACGGCGGCTTCCTCACGGTTGAGGGCAAGCGCGGCGAAGCCGTGAACCTGCGCTTCGACTACGCGCGGCTGCACTCGGGCATCGACCTGCTGCTCAACAAAGCCCCCTGGATGGTGGGGCGCAGCGTGAAGGTGCTCTACCGCCTCACCTCCGATTCTGGCCGTCACGCGCTGCGCGAGATTCGCGACATGCAGCTCGGTCGCTGAGGCAGGCGCGCGCTACCCTCTCCTGGGCTCAGCCCCTCGAGCAGGGCTTCAGCTCCGTCAGCCGCCGAGCCAGGCCTGCTTCATCGCCACGAAGGTGCCATCAATGATGGCCGCGCGGATCTGCTCCATGAGACGCTGCATGAACCACACGTTGTGCACCGTCGCGAGCCGTATGCCGAGCAGCTCACCCGCTCTGAACAGGTGGTGGATGTAGGCGCGGGTGTAGCGCCGGCACGCCGGGCAGGCGCATCCGGGTTCGATGGGGCGTTGGTCGGCGCCGTACTGGGCGTTGTTGATGTTGATGCGGAAGCGCCGCTTGGTGGCGTGCTCAGGGCCCACGAAGATGGTCCCGTGCCGCGCGAAACGGGTGGGGATCACGCAGTCGAAGCTGTCGATGCCCCGCGCCACGCACTCGAAGAGATCGTCGACGTCGCCGATGCCCAGCAGGTGGCGGAAGCGCCCGTCCGGGAGGCCCGGAATCGTCCACTCGAGCACCTGGTGCATCTCGCTCTTGTCCTTGCCCAGCGACCCGCCCACGGCAAAGCCATCGAAGGGCATGGAGGCGATGACCTCGGTCGACACCCGCCGCAGGTCTTCATAGGCGCCGCCCTGCACGATGCCGAGCAGCGCCTGGGGGTGCTCGGGACCGTGGGCCGCGATGCAGCGGGCAGCCCAGCGATGGGTGCGCTCCATGGCCCGCTGGGTGTAGGCGTGGTCAGACAGGGGCGACGTGCACTCATCGAAGGCGACGATGATGTCGGCGCCGAGCTTCTGCTGAATTCCGATGGAGATCTCGGGGTTGAGCCGATGCGACGACCCGTCGAGATGCGAGCGAAAGGTCACCCCGTCTTCGTCGATGCGCGCCATGCGCGTGTACTCGACGCCAGGGCCGCCATAGGTGCTGGGCCTGGGCTGCTCGCTGCCCGGGAATATGCTGCCGATCTTGCCCACGCCGTGCTCCTTGGCGTAGCCCAGCGAGAACGCCTGGAACCCCCCGCTGTCGGTGAACAGCGGCCGCCGCCACGACATGAAATCGTGCAGCCCGCCGAGCGCACGCACGCGCTCAGGCCCCGGACGCAGCAGCAGGTGATAGGTGTTGGCCAGCAGCATCTGGGCGCCGGCCGCCTCGAGCTCATCGCCGTCGAGCGCCTTCACCGTGGCCGCCGTGCCCACGGGGCAGTAGACCGGCGTGCGCACCTCGCCGTGCGGGGTGCGCAGCACGCCGGTGCGGGCCCAGG from Pseudomonadota bacterium includes:
- a CDS encoding lysine 2,3-aminomutase, producing MTQAEWESALWQRKNTIKNLAELKAVFGALLPDDLLADMDRDQQETATMSILVPPQMVNVMDETDLWRDPVRRYMLPARADRHPEWASHPHAQRDSLHEADMWAVEGLTHRYPTKVLAEMLSTCPQYCGHCTRMDLVGNDVPTVKKHRFEIGQKDRYALMLEYLRKTPSVRDVVVSGGDIANLPIQALEGFVSQLLDIENIRDIRLASKGLQAVPQHFLQDSVLAGLERLAKKAWDRGVDIAVHTHVNHARQVTPLVAKAARKLHELGFRDVRNQGVLLRGVNTSPHDLLDLCFALQDHAQILPYYFYMCDMIPNAEHWRLAVYEAQELQHDIMGYLPGFATPRIVCDVPFVGKRWIHQVREYDRTHGVSQWTKNYRTSVEANDTDALNRTYPYYDPIYTLSEEGQAWWRQQASTQA
- a CDS encoding tRNA guanosine(34) transglycosylase Tgt, which gives rise to MRDGFSFEVETRLEGTWARTGVLRTPHGEVRTPVYCPVGTAATVKALDGDELEAAGAQMLLANTYHLLLRPGPERVRALGGLHDFMSWRRPLFTDSGGFQAFSLGYAKEHGVGKIGSIFPGSEQPRPSTYGGPGVEYTRMARIDEDGVTFRSHLDGSSHRLNPEISIGIQQKLGADIIVAFDECTSPLSDHAYTQRAMERTHRWAARCIAAHGPEHPQALLGIVQGGAYEDLRRVSTEVIASMPFDGFAVGGSLGKDKSEMHQVLEWTIPGLPDGRFRHLLGIGDVDDLFECVARGIDSFDCVIPTRFARHGTIFVGPEHATKRRFRININNAQYGADQRPIEPGCACPACRRYTRAYIHHLFRAGELLGIRLATVHNVWFMQRLMEQIRAAIIDGTFVAMKQAWLGG